The following are encoded together in the Rhodanobacter soli genome:
- a CDS encoding YciI family protein: MNQENPSSDYLLLSRGQWDKDASREDIQAAIDQFYAWYDRLVAEGRIGPGQRLGREGKVVSLQATTDGPFAEAKEVVGGYWFIRANSLEEAARIAAENPCLAYGLVCEVRPLDLTRASAYALTNETPT, translated from the coding sequence ATGAACCAGGAAAACCCATCTTCCGACTACCTCCTCCTCTCCCGCGGCCAATGGGACAAGGACGCCTCGCGTGAAGATATCCAGGCTGCGATCGACCAGTTCTACGCGTGGTACGACCGACTGGTAGCCGAAGGCCGGATCGGCCCCGGGCAGCGACTGGGGCGCGAGGGCAAGGTGGTGTCGCTACAGGCGACCACGGACGGTCCGTTTGCGGAAGCGAAGGAAGTGGTCGGTGGTTACTGGTTCATCCGCGCGAACAGTCTGGAGGAAGCAGCGCGCATCGCGGCGGAGAACCCGTGTCTGGCCTACGGCCTCGTCTGCGAGGTGCGACCGCTCGATCTGACGCGCGCCAGCGCTTATGCCCTGACCAACGAGACTCCGACGTAG
- a CDS encoding DUF4304 domain-containing protein, which translates to MSTRFDAFDRALREIAVPALSAHGFKFDGSRTFRRLSQDRSVSELVNFQLGQRSMSGKFTVNLGVYADGDSPGISADQAKEHDCAPARRTRLGPLIPTRFPALAKLPYIGFLFGPGDKWWSCSDDATQMGLVMPVVVNKIIQCGLPWHKVSGP; encoded by the coding sequence ATGTCCACGAGATTTGACGCATTTGATCGAGCGCTCCGCGAGATTGCAGTTCCTGCTTTATCCGCGCATGGGTTCAAGTTTGACGGGAGCCGCACATTTCGGCGTCTATCCCAGGACCGGAGCGTGTCTGAGCTGGTCAACTTCCAACTCGGCCAGCGTTCGATGTCAGGCAAGTTCACTGTAAACCTTGGTGTTTACGCTGACGGCGATAGCCCTGGCATCAGTGCTGACCAAGCCAAGGAGCACGATTGCGCCCCTGCTCGCCGCACACGGCTTGGCCCCCTCATCCCAACCAGGTTCCCCGCCCTTGCCAAGCTTCCGTATATCGGGTTCCTATTTGGCCCCGGGGACAAATGGTGGTCCTGCTCTGACGATGCAACACAGATGGGACTGGTCATGCCGGTGGTCGTGAACAAGATCATTCAATGTGGGCTTCCATGGCACAAGGTCAGTGGGCCCTGA
- a CDS encoding DUF3644 domain-containing protein, translated as MPRGLPQAVKDNLEKCQLATLAAVDAYNRPGRKFRTAQFLVMIVIAWTALFHAIYYRRNIKPWYKLRNGRFERVDGDPKHWDLSQCLKQYYVAATPPERKNLEFLIGLRNKIEHRHLPELDASLYGECQATLLNLEELLVSIFGAKYSVAEQLAVSLQFSSVVPPEKKRAARALAVNNARSVKDYIETFRGNLPAAVLNSMKYSFNVFLVPKVANRESAADASVEFIKINEASPEELKRLEKLNVLIKEKKIPIANLDLYKPSFVVQKINQECRHIVSQNAHSDAWRHFGVRPPSGGPRPEHCRTEYCVYDEAHRDYLYTQAWINKCVQAFSSADSFREITGRKPVVRGGV; from the coding sequence ATGCCTCGCGGACTCCCACAAGCAGTAAAAGACAATCTGGAAAAATGCCAGCTGGCAACTCTTGCCGCGGTTGACGCCTACAACCGTCCCGGTCGGAAATTCAGAACCGCGCAGTTTCTGGTGATGATCGTCATCGCATGGACAGCTCTCTTCCATGCAATCTACTACAGGCGAAACATCAAGCCTTGGTACAAGCTGAGAAATGGTCGTTTCGAGAGAGTAGATGGTGATCCTAAGCACTGGGATCTTTCACAGTGCTTAAAGCAATACTACGTGGCGGCAACACCTCCCGAGCGAAAAAATCTTGAATTCCTTATCGGGCTCAGAAATAAAATTGAGCATCGGCATCTTCCAGAACTTGATGCGTCACTGTACGGCGAGTGCCAAGCAACTCTTCTAAACTTGGAAGAGTTGCTCGTCTCAATTTTCGGGGCCAAGTACAGCGTAGCTGAGCAGCTCGCAGTGTCATTGCAGTTTTCATCTGTAGTTCCACCTGAGAAAAAACGAGCAGCCCGTGCCCTTGCTGTGAACAACGCTCGATCAGTAAAAGACTACATCGAAACTTTCCGCGGCAACCTGCCGGCGGCCGTGCTGAACAGCATGAAATATTCTTTCAACGTATTTTTGGTGCCAAAAGTAGCTAATCGGGAAAGCGCCGCAGATGCCTCAGTGGAGTTCATTAAAATTAATGAGGCCAGCCCCGAGGAATTGAAGCGGCTTGAGAAGTTGAACGTCCTAATTAAAGAAAAGAAAATTCCAATCGCAAATCTTGACTTGTACAAACCAAGCTTTGTGGTTCAAAAGATTAACCAGGAGTGCCGGCACATCGTGAGCCAGAACGCACATTCTGATGCTTGGCGCCACTTTGGAGTTAGACCTCCCTCCGGGGGGCCACGGCCCGAGCATTGCCGTACAGAGTATTGTGTCTACGATGAAGCGCATCGTGACTACTTGTACACGCAAGCGTGGATTAACAAATGCGTTCAAGCTTTCTCTAGCGCTGACTCATTCCGCGAGATCACGGGTCGCAAGCCCGTAGTACGCGGTGGCGTATAA
- a CDS encoding proline iminopeptidase-family hydrolase, with protein MKRRIATLLAGLALLATADMAGATTPTTIAPGSGYFDNSGRDDVLAGGVKMIPITTPRGTFRVWTKRVGNNPKLKVLLLHGGPGATHEYFEAFDSYFPGAGIEYYYYDQLGSAYSDQPKDPSLWTIDRYVDEVEQVRQALHLDKDNFCLLGHSWGGVLAIEYALKYQQHLKCLVISNMVDSIPAYNAYAHKVLMPAMDQKQLAEVKKLEAEHRTDDPRYMQILTPMHYEQHVLRMPHAQWPEPVIRSFSHINGDIYTLMQGPSELGASGRLLNWDRSKDLHRITVPTLVIGAQYDTMDPKYMAGMAKKLPHGQFLLCPKGSHMAMYDDQQIYFDGLIRFLQHVEAK; from the coding sequence ATGAAACGTCGCATCGCCACCTTGCTGGCCGGCCTGGCCCTGCTCGCCACCGCCGACATGGCCGGCGCCACCACGCCCACCACCATCGCGCCCGGCTCAGGCTACTTCGACAACAGCGGCCGCGACGACGTGCTGGCCGGCGGCGTGAAGATGATCCCGATCACCACGCCCAGGGGCACGTTCCGCGTCTGGACCAAGCGCGTGGGCAACAACCCGAAGCTGAAGGTGTTGCTGCTGCACGGCGGCCCCGGCGCCACCCATGAATACTTCGAGGCGTTCGACAGCTACTTCCCTGGTGCCGGCATCGAGTACTACTACTACGACCAGCTCGGCTCGGCCTACAGCGACCAGCCAAAAGATCCGTCGCTGTGGACCATCGACCGCTACGTCGACGAAGTGGAACAAGTGCGCCAGGCACTGCACCTGGACAAGGACAACTTCTGCCTGCTCGGTCACTCCTGGGGCGGCGTGCTCGCCATCGAATACGCGCTGAAATACCAGCAGCACCTGAAGTGCCTGGTGATCTCCAACATGGTCGACTCGATTCCCGCCTACAACGCCTACGCGCACAAGGTGCTGATGCCGGCAATGGATCAGAAACAGCTCGCCGAAGTGAAGAAGCTGGAAGCCGAACACCGCACCGACGACCCGCGCTACATGCAGATCCTCACCCCGATGCACTACGAGCAGCACGTGCTGCGCATGCCGCATGCACAATGGCCCGAACCGGTGATCCGCTCGTTCAGCCATATCAACGGGGATATCTACACCCTGATGCAAGGCCCCAGCGAACTGGGCGCCAGCGGCCGCCTGCTGAACTGGGACCGCAGCAAGGATCTGCACCGCATCACCGTGCCCACCCTGGTGATCGGCGCGCAATACGACACGATGGACCCGAAGTACATGGCCGGCATGGCGAAGAAACTGCCGCATGGGCAGTTTTTGCTTTGTCCGAAGGGGAGCCATATGGCGATGTATGACGATCAGCAGATTTACTTCGACGGATTGATTCGGTTTCTGCAGCACGTTGAGGCAAAGTAA
- a CDS encoding DUF190 domain-containing protein, which yields MNQENLQHGVHLYFYCHSRAKHDGVLLSEWLLEQAKAHGLGGGSVFRAIAGFGRHGVLHEEQFFELADDLPVKIEFLLREEQAELLLQLVRSAGVDATYARSPASFALLGKH from the coding sequence ATGAACCAGGAAAACCTGCAACACGGCGTGCACCTGTATTTCTACTGCCACTCGCGCGCCAAGCACGACGGCGTGCTGCTGTCCGAGTGGTTGCTGGAGCAGGCCAAGGCGCATGGCCTGGGCGGCGGTTCGGTGTTCCGCGCGATCGCCGGCTTCGGCCGGCACGGCGTGCTGCACGAGGAGCAGTTCTTCGAGCTCGCCGACGACCTGCCGGTGAAGATCGAATTCCTGCTGCGCGAGGAACAGGCCGAGCTGCTGCTGCAACTGGTGCGCAGCGCCGGCGTCGACGCGACGTATGCGCGTTCCCCGGCAAGCTTTGCGCTACTCGGCAAGCATTGA
- the crcB gene encoding fluoride efflux transporter CrcB — protein sequence MGWNGFVAIGVGGALGCWLRWGLGVLLNPVFPTLPLGTLAANLAGGLLMGCVMGLFDHFQTLSPALRLFVFTGFLGGLTTFSTFSAESATLLLRQQYLWFSGHVAVHVIGSLAMTVLGIALTRSLLRH from the coding sequence GTGGCGATCGGCGTCGGTGGCGCCCTGGGATGCTGGCTGCGCTGGGGGCTGGGCGTGCTGCTCAACCCCGTCTTTCCCACCCTGCCGCTCGGCACGCTGGCGGCGAACCTCGCCGGCGGCCTGCTGATGGGTTGCGTGATGGGCCTGTTCGACCACTTCCAGACACTGTCGCCGGCGCTGCGGCTGTTCGTGTTCACCGGCTTCCTCGGCGGGCTGACCACGTTCTCCACCTTCTCGGCCGAATCGGCCACCCTGCTGCTGCGCCAGCAATACCTGTGGTTCAGCGGCCACGTGGCCGTGCACGTGATCGGCTCGCTGGCGATGACCGTGCTCGGCATCGCCCTCACCCGCAGCCTCTTGCGCCACTGA